The following proteins are co-located in the Deltaproteobacteria bacterium genome:
- a CDS encoding response regulator gives MTQKILLVDADPTLLKKLGRRLTEARFVVKTASDGTGALEEAVVGKPDLLITNYHLPIFSGERLRAFLRNNPTTFHIPIIFLVDNGNEKDSTLASIGPDPFLVKPFRWADISAKITQAFEKTGDRRDSMREIGSGIEGSLREVSLVDLLQIFSLNRRTGVVTLTHDGSEGKVYLKKGDVVSTVLGETKGEKALYRILQWDDGAFHYQPIEFTVSRNIARSIDALLMEGMRQLDEWDSIQDQMPPGSAVLKLNKNQDDMPRDLRPVTEEVLLLLEFYSSVADIIEKSSYTDYEICKSILGLIQKGILTPIQERRSVIRDETPLVTAEQALLIRKILSLGEGASMGPGWGKILLFASSPDLIKVFLADAGNLDEFQLSRDNFSNQEILNASFGSLGSLEISDKTRLQLFVLPSGDVSQPLWKPFSEGSIGSILLTHGDESDGKDLTLVGEFVSKSLQHPLVHWQIEVDGEDRVSASEVFHSLFALLSKEANKQETRPT, from the coding sequence ATGACCCAGAAGATTCTCCTCGTTGACGCCGATCCTACATTGTTGAAAAAGTTGGGCAGACGTCTTACAGAAGCCCGGTTCGTGGTTAAAACAGCCTCAGACGGCACCGGCGCCCTGGAGGAGGCCGTTGTCGGCAAACCCGACCTTCTCATCACCAACTACCACCTCCCCATTTTCAGCGGTGAACGCCTTCGCGCTTTTCTTAGAAATAACCCCACCACATTCCATATTCCAATAATCTTCCTTGTGGACAACGGCAATGAAAAGGACTCAACGCTGGCTTCCATAGGACCGGACCCTTTTCTTGTAAAGCCCTTCCGTTGGGCGGATATCAGCGCCAAGATCACCCAGGCATTTGAAAAGACCGGGGACCGCAGGGATTCCATGAGGGAGATCGGTTCAGGTATCGAGGGAAGCCTTCGGGAGGTATCCCTCGTTGACCTTCTTCAGATCTTTTCCCTGAACAGACGGACAGGAGTGGTGACGCTGACCCACGATGGATCTGAGGGAAAGGTTTACCTGAAAAAAGGGGATGTGGTCAGTACGGTCCTCGGAGAAACAAAGGGAGAAAAAGCCCTTTACAGAATTCTGCAATGGGACGATGGGGCCTTTCATTATCAACCGATTGAGTTCACCGTATCAAGAAACATCGCCCGCTCGATTGACGCCCTCCTCATGGAGGGGATGCGCCAGCTGGATGAGTGGGATTCCATTCAGGACCAGATGCCCCCAGGTTCGGCGGTTCTGAAATTGAACAAAAACCAGGATGATATGCCAAGGGACCTGAGACCGGTAACCGAGGAGGTTCTCCTCCTTCTTGAATTCTACAGCTCCGTTGCCGACATTATCGAAAAGTCCTCCTACACCGACTACGAAATCTGCAAATCAATATTGGGGCTCATACAGAAAGGGATCCTGACTCCCATACAGGAACGTCGATCGGTCATCCGTGATGAGACGCCGCTGGTGACAGCCGAACAGGCCCTTCTTATCCGTAAGATCCTGAGCCTGGGAGAGGGGGCGTCCATGGGCCCGGGATGGGGCAAAATCCTTCTTTTCGCTTCATCACCCGATCTCATCAAAGTTTTCCTTGCCGATGCGGGAAACCTTGACGAGTTCCAACTTTCCAGGGATAATTTCTCCAACCAGGAGATACTCAACGCGTCCTTCGGCTCGTTGGGGTCGTTGGAGATAAGTGACAAAACACGCCTCCAACTGTTCGTTCTGCCCTCCGGGGATGTTTCTCAGCCGCTTTGGAAGCCTTTCTCCGAGGGCTCCATCGGGTCCATCCTTCTCACTCACGGAGATGAAAGTGACGGGAAGGACCTGACCCTTGTGGGTGAATTTGTTTCCAAATCCCTCCAGCATCCTCTTGTTCATTGGCAGATCGAGGTGGACGGAGAGGACCGGGTTTCAGCATCCGAGGTATTCCACTCACTTTTCGCCCTCCTGTCAAAGGAGGCGAACAAGCAGGAGACCAGACCTACATGA
- a CDS encoding diguanylate cyclase: MTQIVRKAEDILDLARMSDRLVSNLMDKLDGVSGTVWVHDQERAFRKVLSKGEASQTPRRIDVADVLQRHGQVSSGSPFFERRNGKIILDSVFLPILHHDLLTGVVHLQLKGSSKERALEEEILHAARETVQEFAPFLNSALTLDRIRRTPLMDLDSESYNEPFILDFLARQLTINKRYHRRLGLISLDFDGVEAFKKKRSYRLVQVMLRDISETLRGIVRDYDVVSHVGNFRFLMALPDGDSLGCRFAIERIRKGFEKLDFLGERFARYALEPHFGFACFPEDGSDVDSLLMTALERTEENRRDPFNVIQWKNRPFWNLVEDFTGPAGKRELAHIRDTKFTEFHTGFTYLLQETITNDIVLHPGRRGLLFIGTDNIYITEALLQRNVAIAKAATRISVFGDMSGVQTLRNLNINTIPLSPELASAFQFILYLTDLNAYGLVAVQKKEDTWQSVHSSHDKLIERLVFKLKEEYSLQDQI, from the coding sequence GTGACGCAGATTGTTCGAAAGGCCGAGGACATACTGGATCTGGCCAGGATGTCCGACCGTCTTGTTTCGAACCTCATGGACAAGCTCGACGGTGTCTCCGGTACCGTGTGGGTCCACGATCAGGAGAGAGCCTTTCGTAAAGTGCTCTCAAAAGGGGAGGCGTCTCAAACACCAAGGCGAATCGATGTAGCGGATGTTTTGCAAAGACACGGCCAGGTTTCAAGCGGTTCACCGTTCTTCGAACGGCGAAATGGAAAAATCATTCTTGACAGCGTTTTTCTGCCTATCCTCCATCATGACCTCCTCACGGGAGTGGTTCATCTCCAACTGAAGGGTTCTTCAAAGGAAAGGGCCCTTGAGGAGGAGATTCTTCATGCCGCCCGCGAAACAGTCCAGGAGTTTGCTCCCTTTCTTAACAGTGCCCTGACCCTGGACAGGATCCGGCGCACTCCCCTGATGGATCTGGACTCGGAAAGTTATAATGAACCGTTCATCCTGGATTTTCTGGCCCGCCAACTCACCATCAACAAAAGATATCATCGCAGGCTCGGCCTGATCAGCCTCGACTTCGATGGGGTGGAAGCTTTCAAGAAAAAGCGGTCATACCGGCTGGTCCAGGTCATGCTCCGGGACATATCGGAAACCCTGAGAGGCATTGTCAGGGACTACGATGTGGTTTCCCATGTCGGAAATTTCCGCTTCCTGATGGCCTTGCCCGACGGTGACAGTCTCGGGTGCCGGTTCGCCATCGAAAGGATAAGGAAAGGTTTTGAAAAGCTTGATTTCCTTGGTGAACGTTTTGCACGGTACGCCCTTGAACCTCACTTCGGATTCGCGTGCTTCCCGGAAGATGGGTCGGATGTTGATTCACTCCTGATGACCGCCCTCGAACGGACCGAAGAAAATCGCAGAGATCCCTTCAACGTAATTCAGTGGAAAAACAGGCCCTTCTGGAACCTGGTCGAGGATTTTACGGGGCCCGCGGGAAAGCGGGAACTGGCCCATATTCGGGACACCAAGTTCACCGAGTTCCATACAGGATTTACATATCTTCTGCAGGAGACCATCACGAACGATATCGTACTGCACCCAGGGAGACGGGGACTGCTGTTCATTGGTACCGACAACATTTATATCACCGAAGCGCTTTTGCAAAGGAACGTCGCCATAGCAAAAGCAGCCACCCGGATCAGCGTTTTCGGGGATATGTCCGGCGTCCAGACATTGAGAAACCTGAACATCAACACAATCCCCCTTTCTCCTGAATTGGCATCGGCCTTTCAGTTCATCCTGTACCTTACTGATCTGAACGCCTACGGGCTCGTGGCCGTACAGAAAAAAGAGGATACATGGCAGAGCGTTCATTCATCTCACGATAAACTCATCGAGAGGCTGGTTTTTAAGCTCAAGGAAGAGTATTCCCTCCAGGACCAGATATAA
- a CDS encoding VanZ family protein — protein sequence MGLVRIWGPAALVAGIIFTLSSIPGNDYPSHPEIANIVAHFTEFAILAFLLAKAFRQTGVTTGTIDTILYSVVACLGYGFLDELHQFAIPNRVFDTMDITVDALGALAGSVALVIYLRRTGGSDLNTDEKDNISSVEKGNR from the coding sequence ATGGGACTGGTGCGTATCTGGGGGCCGGCCGCATTGGTTGCGGGTATCATATTCACCCTGTCTTCCATCCCGGGCAACGACTATCCGAGCCACCCTGAAATCGCCAACATCGTCGCTCACTTTACGGAGTTCGCTATCCTTGCGTTCCTTCTCGCCAAGGCCTTCAGGCAAACAGGCGTGACTACCGGAACGATTGACACCATTCTGTACTCCGTAGTAGCCTGTTTAGGTTACGGTTTTCTCGATGAGTTGCACCAGTTCGCCATACCTAACCGTGTCTTTGATACTATGGATATCACGGTGGATGCCCTTGGAGCCCTGGCCGGATCGGTTGCCTTGGTGATCTATCTTCGCCGAACCGGTGGTTCAGACCTCAATACGGACGAAAAGGATAATATATCGTCCGTTGAAAAGGGGAATCGGTGA
- a CDS encoding bifunctional nuclease family protein → MKERDFIEVTVHGLTMDSNNSSPVILLKDQEGKKVMPIWIGIFEANAIAMNLGNIEPPRPMTHDLAKSLLEVAEVSVDSVAVTDLKDNIFYAAIYLKRGEREFTVDSRPSDAIALAVRMGCPIRVNEELFAQSAIELSSIDEKQDVGDDGWTELLKKLDPKDFSKYKM, encoded by the coding sequence ATGAAGGAAAGAGACTTTATCGAGGTTACGGTCCATGGCCTGACCATGGATTCCAACAACAGCAGCCCCGTCATTCTTCTGAAGGACCAGGAAGGGAAAAAGGTAATGCCCATCTGGATAGGTATCTTCGAGGCTAACGCAATCGCCATGAACCTGGGTAACATTGAGCCACCGCGTCCCATGACCCATGATCTTGCCAAGTCGCTTCTCGAAGTCGCCGAAGTCAGCGTGGACAGCGTGGCCGTCACGGATCTTAAGGACAATATTTTCTATGCCGCAATTTATCTGAAACGGGGGGAGAGAGAATTTACTGTGGATTCCAGGCCTTCCGACGCCATCGCCCTGGCTGTACGCATGGGGTGTCCTATTCGTGTCAATGAGGAGTTATTCGCCCAATCCGCCATCGAACTCTCATCCATTGACGAAAAACAGGATGTGGGGGATGATGGCTGGACGGAATTGTTGAAAAAATTAGATCCAAAAGATTTCAGTAAATACAAGATGTGA
- the miaB gene encoding tRNA (N6-isopentenyl adenosine(37)-C2)-methylthiotransferase MiaB: MPTSHQLPDTIKTPGRVYIRTFGCQMNVYDSEKILAFLQDRYLPTASKEDADLIVLNTCSIRDKAEQKVYSLLGRLRSLKENNPDLLIGVGGCVAQQEGERILRRSPLVDLVFGTHNIHELTRIIDERISTGRRVCHVGEDRFKVTAAAAPKVVRTQGPTALLTIMKGCDNFCAYCIVPMVRGREISRGMSGIIDEARHLVDSGVREITLLGQNVNSYQDPETGSGFLELLEKLDSFDSLERLRFVTSHPKDFSKETAQAIAGLPSVCEHLHLPVQAGSDKVLKAMLRRYTTAEYLDKVSVLRELVPGVEITTDIIVGFPGEEREDFLQTISLLEEVRYQNVFSFRFSPRPGTAAAEMEDHVPQEEKRPWLPELQGVQNIITSQKHGSMVGKVVEVLVEGNGRREHASLEGRTRNNYIVHFQGSETLVGNLAEVRIFRSHGIHLEGKVL, from the coding sequence ATGCCCACTTCCCATCAGCTTCCTGACACCATAAAAACGCCGGGCCGGGTTTATATTCGAACCTTCGGATGCCAGATGAATGTTTACGATTCGGAGAAGATCCTGGCCTTTCTCCAGGACCGTTACCTTCCGACTGCTTCAAAGGAGGATGCCGATCTCATTGTCCTGAATACCTGTTCCATTCGCGACAAGGCTGAGCAGAAGGTCTACAGCCTTCTTGGACGGCTTCGTTCGCTGAAGGAAAACAATCCCGACCTCCTCATCGGGGTAGGGGGCTGCGTAGCGCAGCAGGAGGGTGAACGGATACTCCGGCGATCGCCTCTGGTTGACCTTGTTTTCGGTACCCACAATATCCACGAACTGACCCGGATCATAGATGAGCGGATATCCACGGGGCGAAGGGTCTGCCACGTTGGGGAAGACAGGTTCAAAGTCACCGCCGCTGCGGCCCCCAAGGTCGTCCGGACCCAGGGGCCTACCGCACTTCTGACCATTATGAAGGGGTGCGATAATTTTTGTGCCTACTGTATTGTACCCATGGTCCGTGGCCGCGAAATCAGCCGTGGTATGTCCGGGATCATCGATGAGGCGCGGCATCTGGTGGACAGCGGGGTCAGGGAGATAACCCTGCTCGGGCAGAACGTCAACTCCTACCAGGATCCTGAAACCGGGTCCGGTTTTCTGGAGCTCCTGGAAAAACTGGACTCCTTTGATTCCCTGGAAAGGCTCCGTTTCGTCACCTCACACCCGAAAGACTTTTCAAAAGAAACGGCCCAGGCCATTGCGGGTCTCCCGAGCGTCTGCGAGCATCTCCATCTTCCCGTCCAGGCCGGTTCGGACAAGGTTCTGAAAGCCATGCTGCGGCGCTACACCACGGCCGAGTATCTGGACAAGGTTTCCGTCCTGAGGGAACTGGTCCCGGGTGTGGAGATCACTACGGACATCATCGTCGGCTTCCCGGGGGAAGAGAGAGAGGATTTTCTGCAGACCATTTCATTGCTGGAAGAGGTCCGTTACCAGAATGTATTCTCTTTCAGGTTTTCCCCCCGTCCCGGCACGGCGGCAGCCGAAATGGAGGATCACGTCCCACAGGAGGAAAAACGACCATGGCTTCCGGAGCTCCAGGGGGTTCAGAACATCATCACATCTCAGAAGCACGGTTCCATGGTCGGGAAAGTTGTCGAGGTGCTCGTTGAGGGTAATGGCCGGCGGGAACACGCAAGCCTTGAGGGAAGAACCCGGAACAACTACATCGTTCACTTTCAGGGTTCTGAAACCCTGGTCGGAAACCTGGCAGAGGTCAGGATATTCCGGTCCCACGGCATACACCTCGAGGGGAAGGTATTGTGA
- a CDS encoding TIGR00725 family protein, whose protein sequence is MNKLIGVIGSGNQSKRDDETAFQVGRLIAESQAILVCGGLSGVMEAACRGASLPGGRAVGILPGDDRADANPYVTIPIPTGMGIARNVLVVKTSDVLIALGGGSGTLSEIAIALKLEKPVIDLGGWKIKGTKRAAGPEEAVRLALSLAGCTSAE, encoded by the coding sequence TTGAATAAGCTCATCGGGGTCATCGGATCGGGTAATCAATCCAAAAGGGATGACGAAACAGCCTTCCAGGTGGGGCGGTTGATCGCGGAATCTCAGGCCATACTGGTCTGCGGAGGGCTTTCGGGCGTTATGGAGGCGGCCTGCCGCGGTGCTTCCTTGCCCGGGGGGAGGGCCGTCGGCATTCTGCCCGGTGACGACAGGGCGGATGCGAACCCCTATGTGACTATCCCCATACCGACAGGGATGGGGATAGCGCGGAACGTCCTGGTTGTCAAAACGTCAGATGTCCTGATCGCACTCGGCGGGGGGTCAGGAACCCTCTCCGAGATCGCCATTGCCCTTAAGTTGGAAAAACCGGTAATTGATCTTGGGGGGTGGAAAATCAAAGGGACGAAACGCGCGGCTGGGCCGGAGGAAGCCGTTCGTCTCGCACTCTCACTTGCCGGTTGTACGTCCGCGGAGTAA
- a CDS encoding AURKAIP1/COX24 domain-containing protein: MGSVIKKRRKKIRRHKHKKLLAKSRHKRK, encoded by the coding sequence TTGGGAAGCGTCATTAAGAAGCGTCGGAAAAAAATCAGAAGGCACAAACATAAGAAACTTCTTGCGAAGAGCCGTCACAAGAGGAAGTAG
- a CDS encoding hydroxymethylpyrimidine/phosphomethylpyrimidine kinase has protein sequence MTISGTNDHAGRKGAPILIVSAMDSSGAAGMALDVRVIESLHFAVRCALTAVTIQGDDGVVDVRPLPPALIRLTIRTAFTDAPGIAGVKIGMLADAATAFAVAESLEPIARSKVPIVVDPVVRSTSGSPLIDDDGLDVLLHKLLPMCSLATPNREEALALAERRGIITDNEEDAAAFLLALGVGAVLVTGGEGTGEACTDTLYLPSGDTVAFQHPRVKGPVPRGTGCALSSAFAAHAAVGFPLEKAVHTSIDMVAGLIESSTMVGRQRLLFPGDRSD, from the coding sequence ATGACCATTTCCGGGACGAATGACCACGCCGGGCGTAAAGGGGCCCCCATCCTGATCGTTTCAGCCATGGACAGCAGCGGCGCTGCCGGAATGGCCCTCGATGTCAGGGTCATTGAAAGCCTGCATTTTGCCGTACGTTGTGCCCTCACGGCCGTGACCATCCAAGGTGACGATGGAGTGGTGGATGTAAGGCCTTTACCTCCCGCCCTTATCCGCCTGACAATCCGCACCGCCTTCACCGACGCCCCGGGGATAGCCGGCGTAAAGATCGGTATGCTCGCCGACGCTGCAACCGCCTTTGCTGTCGCGGAATCGCTGGAACCCATCGCACGATCCAAAGTGCCCATCGTTGTCGACCCTGTTGTCCGGTCCACTTCCGGTTCGCCGCTGATAGATGACGACGGGCTGGATGTCCTCCTCCACAAGCTCCTTCCCATGTGTTCACTGGCGACCCCTAACCGGGAGGAAGCGCTTGCCCTTGCGGAGCGACGGGGAATAATAACGGACAATGAGGAGGATGCCGCCGCCTTTCTCCTGGCGCTGGGGGTTGGAGCAGTCCTGGTTACAGGGGGAGAGGGGACAGGGGAAGCTTGTACGGACACGCTGTACCTCCCCTCCGGGGATACTGTTGCCTTCCAACATCCCAGGGTCAAAGGCCCTGTTCCCAGGGGTACCGGGTGCGCCCTTTCCTCCGCCTTTGCCGCTCATGCGGCAGTTGGGTTTCCGCTTGAAAAGGCGGTCCACACATCAATCGACATGGTTGCCGGCCTCATCGAAAGTTCCACGATGGTAGGCAGGCAGAGGCTTTTGTTCCCCGGGGATCGTTCGGATTAA
- the thiL gene encoding thiamine-phosphate kinase, whose product MKISELGEFGLIEMIAGRVGRAREPVVLGVGDDASLLQPSPGHQIVTTTDMLVEGVHFQREHTPPRDLGFKALAVNISDLAAMGAAPIQAFVSIGLPPGTKVEDVDLFYSGLLDAAGPDMQISGGDTVSSPPGWIISVTAIGQVPAGKALRRDAARPGDTVFLSGPLGDSAAGLALILDKSVIMNGSTAEFLIHSHNHPQPQTALGRALSASGLSSCAIDISDGFLQDLGHICESSRVGAKIEMELLPISPQMAEAARWSGVDPFYWPLTGGEDYSLIFTISRDNAKSLEKLVTDEGITGVCRVGEIVKGEGIELLRGAKRYTLPDEGGYDHFRDE is encoded by the coding sequence ATGAAAATCTCCGAGTTGGGTGAGTTCGGCCTTATAGAGATGATCGCAGGGCGTGTCGGGAGAGCTCGAGAGCCGGTTGTGCTGGGTGTGGGAGATGACGCGTCTCTTCTTCAACCGTCACCTGGGCACCAGATCGTCACCACGACCGATATGCTTGTGGAGGGCGTACACTTTCAGCGCGAACACACGCCTCCACGTGATCTCGGCTTCAAAGCCCTGGCCGTCAATATCAGCGACCTGGCCGCCATGGGCGCCGCCCCCATCCAGGCTTTTGTGTCCATCGGCTTGCCGCCGGGGACCAAGGTCGAGGATGTGGATCTTTTTTACTCAGGGCTTCTGGATGCCGCCGGACCGGACATGCAGATTTCAGGGGGGGATACCGTTTCGTCCCCTCCAGGATGGATCATCTCCGTGACGGCTATCGGTCAGGTTCCCGCCGGGAAAGCGCTTAGAAGGGACGCAGCGAGGCCGGGAGACACTGTTTTCCTCTCAGGTCCGCTGGGTGATTCTGCGGCGGGCCTTGCCCTGATCCTGGACAAATCGGTAATTATGAATGGGTCGACGGCTGAGTTTCTCATCCATTCTCACAATCATCCCCAGCCGCAGACGGCCTTGGGAAGGGCACTGTCCGCCTCCGGTCTGTCCTCCTGTGCCATAGACATAAGCGACGGCTTCCTTCAGGACCTCGGCCACATCTGCGAATCCTCTCGGGTCGGTGCGAAAATCGAGATGGAACTGCTCCCCATCAGCCCGCAGATGGCTGAGGCCGCTCGTTGGAGCGGTGTTGACCCCTTCTATTGGCCCCTGACCGGCGGGGAGGACTACAGCCTGATCTTCACTATCTCCAGAGATAATGCAAAAAGCCTGGAGAAGCTGGTGACGGATGAAGGGATAACAGGGGTGTGCAGGGTCGGGGAGATCGTAAAGGGGGAGGGTATCGAACTTTTAAGGGGGGCAAAGCGCTACACTTTGCCCGACGAGGGGGGATATGACCATTTCCGGGACGAATGA
- the thiE gene encoding thiamine phosphate synthase: MKSKTRALDLTLYVVTDRGLSLGRTDQEVVRRAVAGGATVIQYRDKGAPGGEMVRKGRELARICRSGGVPLIINDRLDVALACGADGVHLGQDDLNPRDARKIAGEDFIIGVSVTTRDEALRARDEGADYLAANGVFPTATKTDLGTSPLGLEGLRTLAAATDLPLVAIGGIDASNAGDIIRAGASGVAVVSYVVHHEDIERRCGVLLSAAAEGRVQ; this comes from the coding sequence ATGAAGTCTAAAACACGGGCACTCGACCTGACCCTGTACGTCGTGACCGATCGGGGCCTTTCCCTGGGACGCACCGACCAGGAGGTCGTTCGGCGGGCCGTCGCGGGCGGGGCCACCGTCATACAGTACCGTGACAAGGGCGCCCCCGGGGGAGAGATGGTAAGGAAGGGCAGGGAATTGGCCCGGATCTGCCGGTCAGGCGGCGTGCCCCTTATCATCAATGATCGCCTTGATGTTGCCCTGGCATGCGGAGCGGACGGGGTTCACCTGGGGCAGGATGATCTGAATCCCCGCGACGCAAGAAAAATAGCCGGCGAGGACTTTATCATCGGTGTCTCGGTTACGACCCGGGATGAGGCCCTCAGGGCCCGTGACGAGGGAGCTGATTATCTTGCCGCCAACGGCGTCTTCCCTACGGCAACGAAGACTGATCTGGGAACCTCTCCTCTCGGTCTCGAAGGGTTGAGGACACTGGCGGCGGCCACGGACCTGCCCCTGGTCGCCATAGGCGGCATCGACGCTTCCAACGCGGGAGATATCATCCGGGCGGGGGCGTCCGGGGTAGCCGTTGTTTCCTATGTCGTCCACCATGAGGACATAGAGAGGCGTTGCGGTGTCCTCCTTTCGGCGGCTGCAGAGGGAAGGGTTCAATGA
- the thiM gene encoding hydroxyethylthiazole kinase, translated as MKKWDKIWEETDRDIRTNRPMVHHITNYVVMNVTANVTLSMGASPVMAHDAREVEELVNFASALVLNIGTLSPHWVEAMVKVGKKAREKGIPIILDPVGAGATRLRTDVSMRILNEVGPSIIRGNQAEVATLAGGTARIQGVDSLETGAAPIDLFRELAIKTGSVVCVTGEVDWVTDGKRTFKVHNGHPMMSNVTGTGCSSSTAVAVYSTSGLPPVESCSLGLSVFGACGEVAAENSSGPGGFQVALLDALYNAPSQGLGSRLRIEGPA; from the coding sequence ATGAAAAAATGGGATAAAATATGGGAGGAAACGGACCGGGACATAAGGACAAATCGCCCCATGGTTCACCACATCACCAACTACGTCGTCATGAACGTCACAGCCAACGTCACGCTGTCCATGGGCGCTTCCCCGGTAATGGCCCATGATGCCCGTGAGGTCGAGGAACTGGTCAACTTCGCATCGGCCCTGGTCCTGAACATCGGGACGCTGTCGCCTCACTGGGTAGAGGCAATGGTCAAGGTGGGAAAAAAGGCCCGGGAAAAGGGCATCCCCATTATCCTCGATCCGGTAGGCGCAGGGGCCACCAGGCTTCGAACGGATGTTTCCATGCGTATCCTCAATGAAGTTGGTCCAAGCATCATCCGCGGCAACCAGGCGGAGGTGGCGACACTGGCGGGAGGAACGGCCAGAATCCAGGGTGTCGATTCCCTTGAGACCGGTGCAGCGCCCATTGACCTGTTCAGGGAGCTTGCCATAAAAACCGGATCGGTGGTCTGCGTTACAGGGGAGGTGGACTGGGTGACCGACGGCAAACGGACTTTCAAGGTCCATAACGGGCATCCCATGATGTCAAACGTGACGGGAACCGGATGCTCGTCATCTACCGCGGTGGCGGTTTACAGTACTTCGGGCCTTCCCCCGGTTGAGTCCTGTTCCCTTGGACTTTCCGTTTTCGGCGCATGCGGCGAGGTGGCGGCGGAAAACTCCTCCGGTCCGGGGGGGTTCCAGGTCGCGCTGCTCGACGCGCTCTACAACGCCCCTTCACAGGGCCTGGGATCGCGGCTCAGGATTGAGGGACCTGCATAA
- the hypE gene encoding hydrogenase expression/formation protein HypE produces MNLKTDRVLLAHGAGGKMSQALTERIFLKYFDDPALLMLNDYAVFEVPGGRIAMSTDTYTIDPIFFPGGDIGSLAVHGTVNDVAMSGAIPIAISTGFILEEGLLLEDLEIIAGSMSAAAGTAGVRIVTADTKVVPRGSADRIFINTTGIGIIPAGCVIGGQEAKPGDVILLSGTIGDHGIAVASSREGIRFSTVVSSDSASLNSMVSALVRALGDQVHVLRDPTRGGLATVLNEISVQSNVGIRINEEAIPVREGVKGACELLGYDPLYLANEGKLVAIVAPEAADNALRVIRSDPLGGEAAIIGEVVRDHPRTVVMNTPLGGHRLVDRLSGEMLPRIC; encoded by the coding sequence ATGAATTTGAAGACCGATCGGGTACTGCTGGCCCACGGGGCCGGCGGCAAGATGAGTCAGGCCCTGACGGAACGGATTTTTCTGAAATATTTCGACGATCCGGCGCTGTTGATGCTCAATGATTATGCCGTTTTCGAGGTGCCGGGAGGCCGCATCGCCATGAGTACCGACACCTATACCATAGACCCGATCTTCTTTCCCGGCGGCGATATCGGGAGCCTTGCCGTACACGGTACCGTCAACGACGTGGCCATGTCGGGGGCAATCCCGATTGCCATTAGCACTGGGTTCATCCTCGAGGAGGGTTTACTCCTGGAAGATCTGGAAATAATCGCAGGTTCCATGTCCGCTGCGGCCGGAACGGCTGGAGTCCGGATCGTCACCGCCGATACCAAGGTCGTCCCCAGGGGGTCGGCCGACAGGATCTTTATCAACACCACGGGAATCGGAATTATTCCCGCAGGTTGCGTCATTGGCGGGCAGGAGGCGAAACCGGGTGACGTGATCCTTCTCTCGGGGACCATCGGGGACCATGGGATAGCTGTAGCGTCATCGAGGGAGGGGATTCGGTTTTCAACGGTCGTTTCGAGCGACAGCGCCTCGCTCAACAGTATGGTCTCCGCCCTCGTCAGGGCGCTTGGCGACCAGGTCCACGTTCTCCGGGATCCCACAAGGGGAGGGTTGGCAACCGTACTGAACGAGATATCAGTGCAATCGAATGTCGGCATTCGAATCAACGAAGAGGCCATCCCTGTGCGGGAAGGGGTGAAGGGAGCCTGTGAACTGTTGGGATACGACCCTTTATACCTTGCCAATGAGGGCAAACTGGTGGCCATTGTCGCCCCGGAAGCCGCGGATAATGCGCTCCGGGTGATTCGTTCCGATCCTCTTGGGGGTGAGGCGGCGATCATAGGAGAAGTCGTACGGGACCACCCCCGTACAGTTGTCATGAATACCCCGCTTGGAGGCCATAGGCTGGTCGACAGGCTCTCGGGGGAAATGCTTCCGAGGATATGCTGA